Proteins co-encoded in one Arachis hypogaea cultivar Tifrunner chromosome 13, arahy.Tifrunner.gnm2.J5K5, whole genome shotgun sequence genomic window:
- the LOC112737472 gene encoding serine/threonine-protein phosphatase BSL3 — protein MDVDSSMVPEANHDPAAQNHTAEREQQQQLRESPSPTSSPPTSSSVDGSPTHSPANHQQLQAAAQVQQSPVVGPRLAPTYSVVDAILEKKEDGPGPRCGHTLTAVAAVGEEGTPGYIGPRLILFGGATALEGNSAASGAPASPGNAGIRLAGATADVHCYDVLTKKWSRITPFGEPPTPRAAHVATAVGTMVVIQGGIGPAGLSAEDLHVLDLTQQRPRWHRVNVPGPGPGPRYGHVMALVGQRYLMAIGGNDGKRPLADVWALDTAAKPYEWRKLEPEGEGPPPCMYCVHELYLFLSLSNILTKLCS, from the exons ATGGATGTTGATTCCTCGATGGTGCCGGAGGCTAATCACGATCCGGCGGCGCAAAACCACACGGCGGAAAGGGAGCAGCAGCAGCAGTTAAGGGAGTCTCCATCGCCTACGTCGTCGCCGCCGACTTCATCCTCCGTCGACGGGTCTCCGACGCATTCGCCGGCGAATCATCAGCAGCTGCAGGCGGCAGCTCAGGTGCAGCAGAGTCCGGTGGTTGGTCCGAGGTTGGCGCCAACTTACTCGGTGGTTGACGCGATTCTGGAGAAAAAGGAGGACGGTCCAGGGCCAAGGTGTGGCCACACGCTGACGGCGGTGGCTGCGGTTGGAGAAGAAGGCACACCAGGGTACATTGGTCCGCGGTTGATTCTGTTTGGCGGTGCCACCGCTCTGGAAGGGAATTCCGCAGCGTCAGGAGCTCCTGCTTCTCCTGGAAATGCTGGCATAC GTTTAGCTGGTGCGACAGCTGATGTCCACTGTTATGACGTCTTAACTAAGAAATGGTCTAG GATAACTCCTTTTGGAGAGCCTCCAACCCCAAGAGCTGCACATGTGGCGACTGCTGTGGGAACAATGGTAGTTATTCAG GGTGGCATTGGTCCAGCTGGTTTGTCAGCTGAGGACCTTCATGTTCTTGATCTGACACAACAACGGCCACGATGGCATAG GGTTAATGTTCCAGGACCTGGACCAGGGCCACGTTATGGACATGTTATGGCTTTGGTGGGGCAGCGGTATCTCATGGCAATTGGAGGCAATGATG GAAAGAGACCTTTAGCCGATGTATGGGCCTTAGACACAGCAGCCAAGCCTTATGAATGGCGCAAGTTGGAGCCCGAAGGAGAGGGTCCGCCTCCATGCATGTACTGTGTCCATGAACTCTACCTTTTCCTTTCTTTATCTAATATTTTGACCAAACTATGTTCATAA
- the LOC112737470 gene encoding serine/threonine-protein phosphatase BSL3 isoform X2: protein MDVDSSMVPEANHDPAAQNHTAEREQQQQLRESPSPTSSPPTSSSVDGSPTHSPANHQQLQAAAQVQQSPVVGPRLAPTYSVVDAILEKKEDGPGPRCGHTLTAVAAVGEEGTPGYIGPRLILFGGATALEGNSAASGAPASPGNAGIRLAGATADVHCYDVLTKKWSRITPFGEPPTPRAAHVATAVGTMVVIQGGIGPAGLSAEDLHVLDLTQQRPRWHRVNVPGPGPGPRYGHVMALVGQRYLMAIGGNDGKRPLADVWALDTAAKPYEWRKLEPEGEGPPPCMYATASARSDGLLLLCGGRDANSIPLASAYGLAKHRDGRWEWAIAPGVSPSPRYQHAAVFVNARLHVSGGALGGGRMVEDSSSVAVLDTAAGVWCDTKSVVTSPRTGKFSADAAGGDASVELTRRCRHAAAAIGDLIYIYGGLRGGVLLDDLLVAEDLAAAETTPAASHAAAAAAASNAQVGRLPGRYGFVDDRTRQNMPEAAADGSVVLGNPVAAPVNGDMYSDISTENAMLQGPRRTTKGVEYLVEASAAEAEAISATLAAAKARQENGEVELPDRDRTAEATPSGKQISSLIKPDSAGANNITPGGVRLHHRAVVVAAETGGALGGMVRQLSIDQFENEGRRVSYGTPESATAARKLLDRQMSINSVPKKVIAHLLKPRGWKPPVRRQFFLDCNELADLCDSAERIFSSEPTVLQLRAPIKIFGDLHGQFGDLMRLFDEYGAPSTAGDIAYIDYLFLGDYVDRGQHSLETITLLLALKVEYPSNVHLIRGNHEAADINALFGFRIECIERMGERDGIWAWHRINRLFNWLPLAALIEKKIICMHGGIGRSINHLEQIQNIQRPITMEAGSIVLMDLLWSDPTENDSVEGLRPNARGPGLVTFGPDRVMEFCNNNDLQLIVRAHECVMDGFERFAQGHLITLFSATNYCGTANNAGAILVLGRDLVVVPKLIHPLPPAISSPETSPERHIEDTWMQELNANRPPTPTRGRPQVTNDRGSLAWI from the exons ATGGATGTTGATTCCTCGATGGTGCCGGAGGCTAATCACGATCCGGCGGCGCAAAACCACACGGCGGAAAGGGAGCAGCAGCAGCAGTTAAGGGAGTCTCCATCGCCTACGTCGTCGCCGCCGACTTCATCCTCCGTCGACGGGTCTCCGACGCATTCGCCGGCGAATCATCAGCAGCTGCAGGCGGCAGCTCAGGTGCAGCAGAGTCCGGTGGTTGGTCCGAGGTTGGCGCCAACTTACTCGGTGGTTGACGCGATTCTGGAGAAAAAGGAGGACGGTCCAGGGCCAAGGTGTGGCCACACGCTGACGGCGGTGGCTGCGGTTGGAGAAGAAGGCACACCAGGGTACATTGGTCCGCGGTTGATTCTGTTTGGCGGTGCCACCGCTCTGGAAGGGAATTCCGCAGCGTCAGGAGCTCCTGCTTCTCCTGGAAATGCTGGCATAC GTTTAGCTGGTGCGACAGCTGATGTCCACTGTTATGACGTCTTAACTAAGAAATGGTCTAG GATAACTCCTTTTGGAGAGCCTCCAACCCCAAGAGCTGCACATGTGGCGACTGCTGTGGGAACAATGGTAGTTATTCAG GGTGGCATTGGTCCAGCTGGTTTGTCAGCTGAGGACCTTCATGTTCTTGATCTGACACAACAACGGCCACGATGGCATAG GGTTAATGTTCCAGGACCTGGACCAGGGCCACGTTATGGACATGTTATGGCTTTGGTGGGGCAGCGGTATCTCATGGCAATTGGAGGCAATGATG GAAAGAGACCTTTAGCCGATGTATGGGCCTTAGACACAGCAGCCAAGCCTTATGAATGGCGCAAGTTGGAGCCCGAAGGAGAGGGTCCGCCTCCATGCAT GTATGCAACTGCAAGTGCACGCTCTGATGGGCTGCTTCTGCTTTGTGGAGGGCGAGACGCCAATAGTATT CCACTAGCTAGTGCATATGGACTTGCTAAGCATAGGGACGGTCGTTGGGAGTGGGCAATTGCTCCTGGTGTCTCACCATCTCCAAGATATCAGCATGCAGCG GTATTTGTTAATGCAAGGCTCCACGTGTCTGGTGGGGCTCTTGGTGGAGGACGGATGGTAGAAGACTCATCAAGTGTTGCAG TGTTGGACACTGCCGCTGGTGTATGGTGTGATACAAAATCTGTTGTTACCAGCCCAAGAACAGGTAAATTCAGTGCTGATGCAGCTGGTGGTGATGCCTCAGTTGAGTTGACACGGCGTTGCAGACATGCAGCTGCTGCTATTGGTGACCTAATTTATATTTATGGTGGATTACGTGGTG GGGTCTTGCTGGATGACCTACTTGTTGCTGAAGATCTTGCTGCTGCTGAAACAACACCTGCTGCTTCACATGCTGCTGCGGCAGCAGCTGCATCTAATGCACAAGTTGGACGATTACCTGGAAGATATGGATTTGTTGATGACAGGACAAGGCAAAATATGCCGGAAGCAGCTGCTGATGGTTCAGTTGTTTTGGGTAACCCGGTTGCTGCCCCTGTAAATGGTGACATGTACAGTGATATCAGCACTGAAAATGCCATGCTTCAGGGACCTAG GCGAACTACCAAAGGAGTTGAGTATCTGGTTGAAGCATCAGCTGCAGAAGCAGAAGCTATCAGTGCCACGCTGGCAGCGGCAAAAGCACGGCAGGAGAATGGAGAAGTTGAGTTGCCTGACAGAGATCGTACAGCTGAGGCTACCCCTAGTGGCAAACAAATATCTTCTCTGATTAAGCCTGATTCTGCAGGAGCAAATAACATCACTCCTGGTGGAGTTAGACTGCATCACAGAGCT GTGGTGGTTGCTGCTGAGACTGGTGGAGCATTAGGTGGCATGGTTAGACAGCTTTCCATTGATCAGTTTGAAAATGAAGGCAGACGGGTTAGTTATGGGACTCCAGAAAGTGCAACTGCTGCTAGAAAATTATTAGATCGGCAGATGTCTATCAACAGTGTCCCAAAGAAG GTCATAGCACATCTGTTGAAGCCCCGTGGCTGGAAACCACCAGTTCGCCGGCAGTTTTTCTTAGATTGCAATGAACTTGCGGATCTTTGTGATAGTGCAGAGCGTATATTTTCAAGTGAACCAACTGTCTTACAACTTAGGGCACCAATTAAAATATTTGGTGATTTACATGGGCAATTTGGGGATCTTATGCGGCTCTTTGATGAGTATGGAGCTCCGTCAACTGCTGGTGACATAGC ATATATCGATTATCTATTTCTTGGAGATTATGTTGATAGGGGCCAACACAGCTTGGAAACTATAACCCTTTTGCTTGCTCTGAAG GTTGAGTATCCTAGCAATGTACATTTGATACGCGGAAATCATGAAGCTGCAGATATTAATGCCCTTTTTGGTTTCCGGATTGAGTGCATTGAGCGAATG GGTGAGAGAGATGGTATTTGGGCATGGCATCGGATAAACCGTCTGTTTAATTGGCTTCCTCTGGCTGCTCtaattgagaaaaaaattatttgcatGCATGGGGGTATTGGTCGCTCAATAAATCATTTGGAACAGATTCAAAATATTCAGCGTCCAATTACGATGGAAGCAGGATCGATTGTACTTATGGATCTGTTGTG GTCTGATCCTACAGAGAATGACAGTGTGGAAGGGCTGCGGCCAAATGCTAGAGGTCCAGGTTTAGTTACTTTTGGG CCGGACCGTGTGATGGAATTTTGCAACAACAATGATCTTCAGCTGATTGTTCGAGCACATGAATGTGTTATGGATGGCTTTGAGCGTTTTGCCCAGGGGCATCTGATCACTCTTTTTTCAGCTACAAACTACTGTG GTACTGCAAATAATGCTGGGGCAATATTAGTTTTAGGTAGAGATCTTGTGGTGGTTCCTAAATTGATCCACCCATTACCACCTGCAATTTCTTCACCCGAAACATCACCGGAGCGTCATATTGAAGATACATGGATGCAG GAATTGAATGCCAACAGACCACCGACACCAACTAGAGGCCGTCCTCAAGTAACAAATGACCGGGGTTCTCTTGCTTGGATATAG
- the LOC112737470 gene encoding serine/threonine-protein phosphatase BSL3 isoform X1, producing MDVDSSMVPEANHDPAAQNHTAEREQQQQLRESPSPTSSPPTSSSVDGSPTHSPANHQQLQAAAQVQQSPVVGPRLAPTYSVVDAILEKKEDGPGPRCGHTLTAVAAVGEEGTPGYIGPRLILFGGATALEGNSAASGAPASPGNAGIRLAGATADVHCYDVLTKKWSRITPFGEPPTPRAAHVATAVGTMVVIQGGIGPAGLSAEDLHVLDLTQQRPRWHRVNVPGPGPGPRYGHVMALVGQRYLMAIGGNDGKRPLADVWALDTAAKPYEWRKLEPEGEGPPPCMYATASARSDGLLLLCGGRDANSIPLASAYGLAKHRDGRWEWAIAPGVSPSPRYQHAAVFVNARLHVSGGALGGGRMVEDSSSVAVLDTAAGVWCDTKSVVTSPRTGKFSADAAGGDASVELTRRCRHAAAAIGDLIYIYGGLRGGVLLDDLLVAEDLAAAETTPAASHAAAAAAASNAQVGRLPGRYGFVDDRTRQNMPEAAADGSVVLGNPVAAPVNGDMYSDISTENAMLQGPRRTTKGVEYLVEASAAEAEAISATLAAAKARQENGEVELPDRDRTAEATPSGKQISSLIKPDSAGANNITPGGVRLHHRAVVVAAETGGALGGMVRQLSIDQFENEGRRVSYGTPESATAARKLLDRQMSINSVPKKVIAHLLKPRGWKPPVRRQFFLDCNELADLCDSAERIFSSEPTVLQLRAPIKIFGDLHGQFGDLMRLFDEYGAPSTAGDIAYIDYLFLGDYVDRGQHSLETITLLLALKVEYPSNVHLIRGNHEAADINALFGFRIECIERMVMNFFCRTMIFHYYLIPQLTFYFSDQGERDGIWAWHRINRLFNWLPLAALIEKKIICMHGGIGRSINHLEQIQNIQRPITMEAGSIVLMDLLWSDPTENDSVEGLRPNARGPGLVTFGPDRVMEFCNNNDLQLIVRAHECVMDGFERFAQGHLITLFSATNYCGTANNAGAILVLGRDLVVVPKLIHPLPPAISSPETSPERHIEDTWMQELNANRPPTPTRGRPQVTNDRGSLAWI from the exons ATGGATGTTGATTCCTCGATGGTGCCGGAGGCTAATCACGATCCGGCGGCGCAAAACCACACGGCGGAAAGGGAGCAGCAGCAGCAGTTAAGGGAGTCTCCATCGCCTACGTCGTCGCCGCCGACTTCATCCTCCGTCGACGGGTCTCCGACGCATTCGCCGGCGAATCATCAGCAGCTGCAGGCGGCAGCTCAGGTGCAGCAGAGTCCGGTGGTTGGTCCGAGGTTGGCGCCAACTTACTCGGTGGTTGACGCGATTCTGGAGAAAAAGGAGGACGGTCCAGGGCCAAGGTGTGGCCACACGCTGACGGCGGTGGCTGCGGTTGGAGAAGAAGGCACACCAGGGTACATTGGTCCGCGGTTGATTCTGTTTGGCGGTGCCACCGCTCTGGAAGGGAATTCCGCAGCGTCAGGAGCTCCTGCTTCTCCTGGAAATGCTGGCATAC GTTTAGCTGGTGCGACAGCTGATGTCCACTGTTATGACGTCTTAACTAAGAAATGGTCTAG GATAACTCCTTTTGGAGAGCCTCCAACCCCAAGAGCTGCACATGTGGCGACTGCTGTGGGAACAATGGTAGTTATTCAG GGTGGCATTGGTCCAGCTGGTTTGTCAGCTGAGGACCTTCATGTTCTTGATCTGACACAACAACGGCCACGATGGCATAG GGTTAATGTTCCAGGACCTGGACCAGGGCCACGTTATGGACATGTTATGGCTTTGGTGGGGCAGCGGTATCTCATGGCAATTGGAGGCAATGATG GAAAGAGACCTTTAGCCGATGTATGGGCCTTAGACACAGCAGCCAAGCCTTATGAATGGCGCAAGTTGGAGCCCGAAGGAGAGGGTCCGCCTCCATGCAT GTATGCAACTGCAAGTGCACGCTCTGATGGGCTGCTTCTGCTTTGTGGAGGGCGAGACGCCAATAGTATT CCACTAGCTAGTGCATATGGACTTGCTAAGCATAGGGACGGTCGTTGGGAGTGGGCAATTGCTCCTGGTGTCTCACCATCTCCAAGATATCAGCATGCAGCG GTATTTGTTAATGCAAGGCTCCACGTGTCTGGTGGGGCTCTTGGTGGAGGACGGATGGTAGAAGACTCATCAAGTGTTGCAG TGTTGGACACTGCCGCTGGTGTATGGTGTGATACAAAATCTGTTGTTACCAGCCCAAGAACAGGTAAATTCAGTGCTGATGCAGCTGGTGGTGATGCCTCAGTTGAGTTGACACGGCGTTGCAGACATGCAGCTGCTGCTATTGGTGACCTAATTTATATTTATGGTGGATTACGTGGTG GGGTCTTGCTGGATGACCTACTTGTTGCTGAAGATCTTGCTGCTGCTGAAACAACACCTGCTGCTTCACATGCTGCTGCGGCAGCAGCTGCATCTAATGCACAAGTTGGACGATTACCTGGAAGATATGGATTTGTTGATGACAGGACAAGGCAAAATATGCCGGAAGCAGCTGCTGATGGTTCAGTTGTTTTGGGTAACCCGGTTGCTGCCCCTGTAAATGGTGACATGTACAGTGATATCAGCACTGAAAATGCCATGCTTCAGGGACCTAG GCGAACTACCAAAGGAGTTGAGTATCTGGTTGAAGCATCAGCTGCAGAAGCAGAAGCTATCAGTGCCACGCTGGCAGCGGCAAAAGCACGGCAGGAGAATGGAGAAGTTGAGTTGCCTGACAGAGATCGTACAGCTGAGGCTACCCCTAGTGGCAAACAAATATCTTCTCTGATTAAGCCTGATTCTGCAGGAGCAAATAACATCACTCCTGGTGGAGTTAGACTGCATCACAGAGCT GTGGTGGTTGCTGCTGAGACTGGTGGAGCATTAGGTGGCATGGTTAGACAGCTTTCCATTGATCAGTTTGAAAATGAAGGCAGACGGGTTAGTTATGGGACTCCAGAAAGTGCAACTGCTGCTAGAAAATTATTAGATCGGCAGATGTCTATCAACAGTGTCCCAAAGAAG GTCATAGCACATCTGTTGAAGCCCCGTGGCTGGAAACCACCAGTTCGCCGGCAGTTTTTCTTAGATTGCAATGAACTTGCGGATCTTTGTGATAGTGCAGAGCGTATATTTTCAAGTGAACCAACTGTCTTACAACTTAGGGCACCAATTAAAATATTTGGTGATTTACATGGGCAATTTGGGGATCTTATGCGGCTCTTTGATGAGTATGGAGCTCCGTCAACTGCTGGTGACATAGC ATATATCGATTATCTATTTCTTGGAGATTATGTTGATAGGGGCCAACACAGCTTGGAAACTATAACCCTTTTGCTTGCTCTGAAG GTTGAGTATCCTAGCAATGTACATTTGATACGCGGAAATCATGAAGCTGCAGATATTAATGCCCTTTTTGGTTTCCGGATTGAGTGCATTGAGCGAATGGTAATGAATTTCTTCTGCAGGACgatgatttttcattattatttgatACCTCAactaacattttatttttctgatCAGGGTGAGAGAGATGGTATTTGGGCATGGCATCGGATAAACCGTCTGTTTAATTGGCTTCCTCTGGCTGCTCtaattgagaaaaaaattatttgcatGCATGGGGGTATTGGTCGCTCAATAAATCATTTGGAACAGATTCAAAATATTCAGCGTCCAATTACGATGGAAGCAGGATCGATTGTACTTATGGATCTGTTGTG GTCTGATCCTACAGAGAATGACAGTGTGGAAGGGCTGCGGCCAAATGCTAGAGGTCCAGGTTTAGTTACTTTTGGG CCGGACCGTGTGATGGAATTTTGCAACAACAATGATCTTCAGCTGATTGTTCGAGCACATGAATGTGTTATGGATGGCTTTGAGCGTTTTGCCCAGGGGCATCTGATCACTCTTTTTTCAGCTACAAACTACTGTG GTACTGCAAATAATGCTGGGGCAATATTAGTTTTAGGTAGAGATCTTGTGGTGGTTCCTAAATTGATCCACCCATTACCACCTGCAATTTCTTCACCCGAAACATCACCGGAGCGTCATATTGAAGATACATGGATGCAG GAATTGAATGCCAACAGACCACCGACACCAACTAGAGGCCGTCCTCAAGTAACAAATGACCGGGGTTCTCTTGCTTGGATATAG